The DNA segment TTATGGTAAAAGACCCAATGTCAGTGGTGCAGAGTTTGAACAATAGACATATCAAAAAAATAATATTCCACGCGGAAACCCTGAACAATTATCAGCCGATAATTGTTCAGATAAGAAGCATGGGAATCTCTCCGGGCATCGCTGTCAAGCCTGAAACCGAGTTAAACAGGTTCATTCGCTCGGCTCCTCTGCTCGATACCATCTTTTTTCTTACTGTTGACCCTGGCAATTACGGTAGCCCCTTTAGGCCTGAAGTACTCAATAAGATATCTCGGGCACGAAAGCTATTTCCTGCAGCAGAAATCGGGGTTGACGGCGCTGTTTCGCTCGATAATATAAGATCTTTTGTTGATATTGGGGTTGATTATGCCTGCGTGGGAAGCAGAATATTTCGAAGTGAATCTCCCAAAGCAAGCTATCTGCAATTTATCCGAAAGCTGAAAGAAATCGAGGTGCAAAATGAATTTTGAAGAGCGTTGCATCACAACGATCAGGATGCTCGCCGTCGATATGGTCCAAAAAGCTGATTCAGGGCACCCTGGTCTTCCCATGGGCGCTGCTGCCATGGCATATGTGCTATGGACAAGATTTCTCCAGCATAACCCGGCGAGCCCTTCATGGGCAGACAGGGATCGCTTTGTATTGTCTGCGGGCCATGGCTCCGCCCTGCTCTATTCGCTACTGCATCTCACCGGATACGATCTGTCTCTGGATGAACTCAAACGATTTCGTCAGTGGGGGAGCAAGACCCCGGGGCATCCCGAATATCGTGTCACTCCCGGTGTGGAATGTACGACAGGACCTCTCGGGCAGGGGATTGCAAACGCGGTAGGCCTAGCCATAGCGGAACGTCATCTTGCTGCACGTTTTAACAAACCGGAGCATGAAATCGTCAATCATTTCACCTATATTCTTGTGGGTGATGGCGATCTTATGGAAGGCATTGCCTCTGAAGCGGCTTCTCTCGCCGGGCATCTTAGACTTGGAAAACTTATTTGCTTATACGACAGCAACCGTATCACACTTTCAGCAGAAACAAGATTGCTTTTTACGGAGAATGTAAACAAGCGTTTCGATGCCTACGGTTGGCATGTGCAGATAGTACAGGACGGCAATGACCTATCAGCTGTCGAGCAGGCGATAACCAGTGCACGCATAGAGTCTGATCGGCCTTCCCTTATCACCGTTAAGACCCATATCGGGTATGGGAGTCCGCACAAGCAGGATACCTTTGGTGCTCACGGCTCTCCTCTCGGTCCTGACGAAGTCCGGGATACCAAAAAGAACCTGGATTGGCCTCTTGAGCCTGATTTCTTTATCCCCGAAGATGTTCAGAGATATTTTAGAGATGCTGTGCGAAAAGGAGAAGAGGAAGAGGCGGCATGGGATACTCTTATGCGGTCCTATGAGTCTATATTCCCTGACCTGGCAAAAGAGTGGGAGATGATTATGATCCATGATTTTCCGGAAGGATGGAAGCGAAATATCCCGGTATTTGAGGCTGACAAGAAAGGGATTGCCACACGCGCTGCCGGCGGACAGGTCATGAACAGCATTGCGAAGGATATCCATAATCTCATAGGAGGCTCTGCGGACCTCAATCCCTCGACCAATACCGAGCTGACAGGGAAAGGCAATTTTCAACCGGCAGAAACAGGAGTGGAGCATATTCAGGGAGCAGTATCTGGCCCTTGGGGATATGAAGGCCTAAATATCGCTTTTGGAGTAAGGGAACACGCCATGGGAGGGATCATGAACGGGATAGCCTACCATGGTGGGCTTATCCCCTTTGGCAGCACTTTTCTCGTTTTTTCCGACTATATGAGGCCGTCCATACGCCTTGCCGCCCTTTCGCAACTGCACGTCATTTATGTATTTACCCACGACTCTGTTGCAGTCGGCGAGGATGGTCCAACCCATCAGCCTGTTGAGCATCTTGCAAGCCTCAGGGCAATCCCCGGATTGACTGTGTTAAGACCTGCTGATGCTTCTGAGACCGCTGAATCCTGGAAATTTGCGCTTGATTACCGGGGCGGTCCCGTCGCGATTATCCTCAGCAGGCAGAAACTACCTATTATTGATCGGAAGCAATATGGTCAGGCATCGGGCCTTGAAAAGGGGGCTTATATTCTGGCTGATTCAGAAGAGCATCCTGATATTGTCGTAATGGCCACAGGATCGGAAGTTCATCTCGCCCTGGAAGCTCGTGAAAGGCTTCTCGGTGAGGGCATTCGGGCAAGGGTTGTCAGCATGCCCTCCTGGGAGCTCTTTGAAGAACAAAGCCCTGAATACAGGCAAGCTGTCCTTCCCGAATACGTCCCTAAAGTATCGATTGAGGCAGGTATCACTCAGGGATGGCACAAGTTTATCGGCAATGATGGTATTGCGATAGGCATTGATCATTTTGGCGCATCAGCTCCGGGAGATGTTTTACTGAAGGAAATTGGCTTCACCACTGATGAAGTTGTACGAAAACTAATGGAGCTAACGAAAAGACAGAGGAGCGCATAATGAAAATAGCGATTGGTGCTGACCACGGCGGATTCAGTCTGAAAAATATTGCAGTGCCTTTTCTGAAAGAGCTTGGCCACGATGTGTTCGATGTCGGCACTGATAGTGGGGCTCCTGTTGATTATCCGGATTACGCCCGGGCCGTATCTATGGAAATTCTGGGGAAGAGGGTTGAAAGAGGCATACTCATCTGCGGCAGCGGAGTGGGCGCCTGCGTCGCGGCCAACAAGTTTCCTGGAATACGAGCAGCTCTTTGTCACGACTCTTTCTCTGCCAGACAGGGGGTGGAAGACGACAATGTAAACGTTCTTTGCCTCGGTGCAAGGATCATCGGCCCCGAGCTTGCCAAGGATATCGTAAAGATATGGCTTGCTGCCACTTTTTCGGGGGCAGAACGGCATGTGCGAAGACTGGCGAAAGTGGATGAAATTGAAAAAGAATTCACGGTAAATTCAGAAAGAGGTGACGGCCATGGTCAATAATCCCCTGCGCGAACTTGGAGAACTTGGGCAAAGTGTCTGGCTCGACAACCTGAGCAGAAAACTCATTACGTCCGGCAGGTTAAATCAGTTTATTGTAGAAGATGGACTCAGAGGGATAACCACAAATCCGACAATATTCCAGAAAGCTATATCCGGAAGCGCTGACTATGACGGCCTGATCAAAGGGCTTCTGGAGCGCGGAATTACAAACGAAAAGGAGTTGTTTCTCAGTCTCGCCATGCGTGATGTGTCGGATGCAGCAGATATGCTGTTGCCGATCTATGAAGAGACTGGAGGACGGGACGGATACGTGAGCATCGAGGTGTCTCCTGATCTTGCCTATGCCCCTGATAAAACTATACAGGAAGCAGAATATCTTTATGCCACAATCGGACGGAAGAATATTCTTGTCAAGGTTCCGGCCACAAGCGTCTGCATCCCCGCTATCGAATACCTCATCGGCCAGGGCATCAATGTAAACGTGACGCTTCTTTTTTCGGTGGCACGCTATGAAGAAGTTGCAGAAGCATATATAAGAGGTCTTGAGAAGAGAGCGGGGGAAAACCAGCCGATCAATATGATCGCATCAGTTGCCAGCTTCTTTGTAAGCAGGGTAGACACATTGATTGACAGACTCCTGATGGAAGGAACTATGGCAGAAACATCAAACACAAGAAAAGAGGATTTCCAGCGCCTCATGGGAAGAGCTGCGGTTGCCAATGCCATAACCGCTTATGGTCGCTACCAGGATATTTTCTCCTCCAAACGCTTTCAGTCCCTGCAGCGTGAGGGAGCAGCGACTCAGCGGGTGCTCTGGGCAAGCACAGGTACGAAGAATCCGGACTACAGCGATGTTAAATACGCAGAGGAGTTAATCGCCCCTGATACGGTCAATACTATGCCCGAATCACTGATGGAGGCTTTCAGAAATCACGGCAGGCCTGTGACTGCCATACGGGGAGACATTGCCGGACAGCCTGACCCTCTCATCACTGAACTACGGGATGCAGGCATAGACATTGAGCTGATTGCCGCGGAACTCGAAAATGAGGGAGTAAAGCTCTTTGCAGACTCTTTCTCGTCAGTTCTGAGCGAAGTTGCCAAAAAAAGAGATATTCTATTATCTAAACAGTGACTTATACCAGGGAGGAACTATGAAAATTGGAATGGTCGGACTTGGAAAGATGGGAATGAATATGGCCCGACGTCTGATTCAGAACGGGCAGGAGGTTGTAGCATTCAATAGGTCTCCGGAAAAAGTAGACGAGATAGTGAAAGAGGGGGCAATAGGCGCCTATACCCTCAAAGAAATGCTTAATAAGCTTACGGCTCCCCGCATAGTTTGGCTTATGCTTCCGGCAGGAAAGCCGGTTGACGATGCGATTGAAAATCTCAAGCCATTGCTTGAAGAAGGAGATATTATTGTCGACGGCGGCAACAGCTTCTATAAAGATGATATCAGGCATGAGGAGTCGCTCAGGGCAGAGGGCATTCACTACCTTGACGCAGGAGTAAGCGGTGGAATCTGGGGCCTGAAAATCGGTTATTGCCTGATGATCGGAGGAGAAGAGGAAGCATATGAAAAACTTGCCCCGATATTTACAGCTCTTGCGCCAGAGGACGGCTATCTCTATTGCGGACCGGCAGGCGCGGGTCACTTTGTCAAGATGATACATAACGGTATCGAATACGGCATGATGGCTGCCTATGGGGAAGGTTTTGATATACTGAACGCCTCACCTTACGGAAACACGCTTGATTTCGGAGCGGTCGCCCACCTCTGGAACCAGGGAAGTGTCGTACGGTCGTGGCTGCTTGAGTTAGCAGAAGATGCCTTCAAAAAAGACGGTAAGCTTAATATGATCGAGGGTTTTGTCGAGGATTCAGGTGAGGGAAGATGGACTGTCCAGCAGGCAATTGATTTTGCGGTGCCCGCCCCGGTAATCACTGCATCCCTTTTTCAGAGGTTCCGTTCGCGCCAGGATAATTCATTTTCGGACAGGCTTCTTGCAGCTTTGAGAAATGAGTTTGGGGGCCATGCCGTACAAAAAAAGGGGGAATAACCATGACAGAAGGGCATCTTTTTGACATGGCAGGGAATGTTTCAGGCAAAATTATTTCCAGCTCTGACTCCCACTGTAATATTGATATCCCTTCCCCCTGTGCTGTGGTTATATTCGGGGCTTCAGGTGATCTCACCAAAAGGAAGATAATCCCATCGCTCTATCGGCTCTTTGCGATTAATCTGCTTCCGGATCCCTTCTTTGTAATTGGAACTGCCCGAACTCAGCTCGGTGACAACGACTTCAGAGAATCGATGAGGGAAGCAGTAAAAGAAGCTGTCCCCAAGGACTTCTCAGAGAGCTCCTGGCTGACTTTTTCTGAAATGCTTCATTATCACCGCGTCGAATACGACGTGCAGTATACCTATGCAGGGTTGAAGGACAAGCTGCTGATTCTTGAGAAAGAACATGGCACTGGTGGAAACAGAATATATTATCTTGCCACCCCACCCACTGTTTATGAGCCGGTCATCGAAAACCTCGGGATAGCAGGGCTATCGAAGGAAGATGGGGGATACAGGCATATCGTTGTAGAAAAGCCTATCGGCAGTGATCTTGAGTCGGCTGTGCATCTGAACAAGACACTTGCCGCATTTTTTACCGAGCGCCAGATATATCGCATGGACCATTATCTCGCAAAAGAGACTGTCCAGAACATCCTGATGTTCAGGTTCGCCAATTCGATATTTGAGCCGATATGGAACAGTCGATATATCGACCATGTTCAGATTACTGCCTCTGAGACCCTCGGCGTCGAGCACAGGGCTGGATATTACGAGAAGGCCGGCGTGGTACGAGATATGTTTCAGAACCACATCTTCCAGCTTCTTGCCTTGACGGCAATGGAACCACCTGCGCTCTTTGATGCCGATCGGGTAAGAGATGAAAAAGTGAAGGTCTTCAGGTCTATCCGACCCTTCCAGCTTGACAGCCTCAATACGCAGGTTGTAGTCGGGCAGTATGGGAAAGGAACTATAAACGGAAAAGAGGCAGTTGCTTACCGGGATGAGTCCGGCGTATTCCCTGAATCAACAACACCTACTTATGCAGCGCTTAAAGTTCATGTGGATAATTGGAGATGGAAAGGAGTTCCCTTCTATCTCCGGTCGGGAAAGAGGCTGCGTTCACGGAAAGCGGAGATTGCTATTCATTTCAAACCGGTGCCTCATCTTATGTTTTCTCATGCGATTGAAGATGGCATTGAGCCGAATGTATTGATTCTCAGGGTCCAGCCGGATGAGGGCATAGGGATCCATTTTCAGGCAAAAAACCCAGGTTCAAAGGTATGTCTCAATACCGTCCTTATGAACTTCTCATACCAGAATGTTTCTCTGCTCGATGGCTATGAGCGGGTGCTGCTCGACTGCATGCAAGGGGATCAGATGTTATTCGTGCGTTCTGACGGCGTGCAGCAGACATGGACATTATTGACTCCCCTGATAGATAAATTGACGGCAGCTGTACGACCCAATGAATTTCCTAACTACGAATCAGGCTCTTCAGGTCCCGCTGCTGCAGAGGATCTCATGAAGAGAGACGGCAGGGTATGGAGACCTCTCTGAAAGACGATATCCGAATATTGCCTGATCCGGAAAGTTTGGCTCATGCAGCGGCAACCATTTTTGCAGATGCTGCTAAGCAAGCCATTGCAGCTCATGACAGATTTTCTGTAGCGCTTTCGGGAGGTTCGACTCCACGACAGCTGTTCCGAATACTCGGTTCAGACTATCGTAATTCGATCAGGTGGGACTCAGTTCATCTTTTTTGGACCGACGAACGAGCTGTACCGCCGCAGCATGAGCAGAGCAATTACAGACTTGCACATGATGAACTGATCTCAAAAGTAGCGATACCTTACAATAACATCCATCGGATACAGGGGGAACTCGCTCCTTCCGGGGCGGCAAAAGAGTATGAAAAGGAACTTCGACACCACTTTGGCGACCATGACATACCGGTATTTGATCTCATTCTTCTCGGTCTCGGACAGGATGGACATACTGCTTCTCTCTTCCCGGAATCAGAGGCATTGCTGGAAAAGGACCATCTTGTTGCTCCTTCATATTCTAAGTCCGCTGATAACTGGAGAGTTACATTGACCTTACCGGTTCTGAACAATGCAGCGAATATAGTCTTTCTCATAGCAGGAAAGTCAAAGGTCAGTATTATCAATGAGATTTTTTCAAGAGGAAGAGGACATCTTTATCCCGCCGGTCAGATCAATCCCGCAAAAGGCCACATTACCTGGCTTCTGGACAGAGAATCGGCATCTGAGCTGCAGAGATGATCTCAGTAATTATCCCTGCGCTTAATGAAGAGAGAACTATTGAAAAATGCATCGTAGAGATACGTCACGAAAGCTGTGACCTTGAGATTATTGTTGCCGATGGCGGTAGCAGCGATAAGACGGGAGAGATCGCCTCAGGCTGCTCGGAAGTGGCTGTAGTTACTTCGAGAAAAGGTAGGGGGCTACAGTTGAATGCAGGCGCTGCTGCTGCTACAGGCGATATTCTTCTCTTCCTTCATGCTGACACCACCCTTGAAAAGGGCTGGTCACAAAGCATTCTTAAAAGCCTCGATGAGAATTCTGTGGTTGGTGGGGCTTTTACTTTCGCCGTTAACAATCCTTCCTGGAAATATAGACTTCTAGAGGCATGGGTAAAACTGCGCTGCACCCTCTGCGAATTACCATACGGTGACCAGGCCATATTCATAAGAAAGGATCTTTTCCATAAACTGAACGGGTATCAGAATATCCCTCTTATGGAAGATGTTGAGCTCATCGAGAAAATGAAAAGAACCGGTAAAATAACCATTCTTGACAAGAAGGCCTTCACTTCAGAAAGACGATGGAGCAATAAAGGACTTATCAGGACGGCAGCAATTAATCAGCTAACCATGATGCTCTATAAGCTTGGCGTAAGTCCTGAGGCACTATTTCGACTCTATTACCGATGACCACGAAGAATTACTACGGCATCATGATAAAGTATCCAGAGCCGGGCAAAGTCAAGACTCGACTGGCCCATGAAATCGGTAAGGTCAGGGCCTCTGCAGTATGCAAACATATAGCCGAGCAGGTTTTGAGAAATACAGCTCCCTCTGAAGATGATCGATACAGCCGAATTGTCTTTATTGATCCGCCGGAAAGGGAAGATGACTTCCAGGGCTGGCTGCCGGGGGAGCAGTTTGCAGGTCAGCAAGGCAGCGACCTTGGTGAGCGGATGGACAATGCTATCAGACATCTTCTATCCAGAGGGACAGAAAAAGCTGTTATTACCGGTGCTGACATCCCTGATTTGAGCTGCGATATCATCATGCAGGCCTTCAAAAAACTCGATCATGTGGATGTTGTAATAGGTCCCGCTGCAGACGGAGGGTACTATCTCATCGGAATGAAGTCACCCATGACTGAACTCTTTCGCAACGTGTCCTGGAGTACCGGGAATGTTTTCTCTGAGACGGTTAAGACTCTTCAGCGGTCAGGCAAAAGCTATGGAGTTCTCCCTATCCTTTCAGATCTTGACACGATTGCAGATCTTAATCGCGTTCTCAAATAGTCAAGAGCTGCTGCGTTGGAATTGAAGCTAACTCAGCTTATCAATGGCCAGCATCATCGCCCCACAGCTCCTTGAGTCGTCGGTCACGACCGCAGCTGGTACGATAGTATTTATAACGAATCCGGCTCTTCTTGTAGGATACTCCTCTGCAGGGTAGAACTCTGTGCCCTGCACAATCTCATTTACAACAGGCTCCAAAAAAAAGTCATGTTGTAATCCAAAGACGATAGGATATCAGGTGACCTCCCCAAGCACTTTATTTTTCGTGCTTAGGGAGGTAATCCCAGGTAAAAAGGACGCTTCGTACATATTAAATACATCAGTTAACTTTAAATGGTTTGCTTGATCGAAGTTACCGTAACTTCAAGAACACGAGTTAAAAAGGAGAATTTAGACTTCATCATGTCATATTCTGAACCTGAAGGTATGAATTTTGCTATTCCTTCAATCAAGAAACCACACCCTTGTCCCATGCGCCCTGCTACTTCTTTACTCCCGACAGTGAGCAAAACTTTATTACTCTGAAGTACTTTTTTTTCTGTCTTTCTCATCGCATAAGCAGGAATTAGCAGCCTTCCGTCGTTTGGGCTCACAAGATAGCTATTCCAGGTATTAACCACGTGAGCCTCATTGTCAGCGCATGAAACTATTGAAACAACGCCTTCCTTACCTATTACCTCCAAAAACTTGTCTGTGAACATGCTTATGTTCCTCCGGAATTGTCCGATCTATTGCCGGCGTTAAGGGGGGGTACGAGTTGGCAAAAAGAGCGGAAGATGTCTCCTTCTGGGATATTATAGAGGCAATTGAAGGGGCGTCTCATCTATTTCGATGTGCAGAGATTCGCAAGAAGAACATTTTTGTCACGAATCCCAGAATATATACGGATAAGTGTCCTTGCTTAATAAAGGTGGTTATGCAGGAAGCAGAGGAGCTGATGCGAGACAAACTAAGGAAAAAGTCACTTCGTTGGTTGTACGGACAAGTACATAAGGATTTCTCAGTAGAGAAAAAAAAGGCAATAGCTGGTTGGTCAAAAGAGTTATAGCCTTCCAGCAATCGCTTCAACGCGATATTCAGGCTAAGCACGTCCAGGAAACAGCGGAAGTCGGGTTTCAAAAGTTGAATAAGATGTCTTATGTAGCTTCTATTTAATGCCCTGATGACAACCAGCGCGTCCACAGCGACGCGCCAAAGGGCGGCGCGTTACGCGCATTCTTTTCCAGTTGTGTCTTTGTACCCCTCGCCCGGACAACAGGATTCCCCAGAATATGGTTGTATATTTCATTTAAGACCTCCTTTATTTCTTGCGAAGCATTCGGGGCCAGTTCTCGTCAGCCTTCTTTATATATGCCTGCATATCTTTCTCCCACAACATCTGGACATCTTTGTTGAGATTCAGATACAGTCTGTCCTCAAAGATGGTCCATGAAGCAGGGTCGATATCAGCGGTTTTCCCCTGACTGACAGCATAAGCACAGTACCCCCCATACATGGGCGCATATTTTTCAGCATCTTTTTTGAACATTTCAAGGTGAGCTGAACTGGCAAATCTCCATACTGCACCCTTCCAGACATACTTGAATTCAGACATTCCCTCGATTGGTCTCTTGTCGGTGAAATATGCAACTGGGTCATAACCTTTGATCGCTAACCCTTCATCAGTTACATTGACAGGAGGGACGGATACGCTTTTAACACAAGAAAATAGAGTATAGAAAATGGCAATGGCTATAAGAAGACCTCTTGTCCATGCACTCAAATTCAAATTGTTGTCCTCATTTCGCCCCCCTGAAACTTCGAAATCCTGATTTTTCATTCAGGATGTATTACATAGTTATTTTATACGATATTAGCTGAATATGTGCAAATGCGGCGCTTAAGATCAGATCTCAATCTTCCTGTACGAAAAATAGAATAGTTAAAGAGCAACCGGTGGACTTTAGTCCGGGACTAATAATAGATTGTTTGTCTATTTAGAATCGGGGGTTGGCGTTCTTTATTTCGGAAAACTCAGGGGACCGCTTAGTGTTCGGAGAAACGCCTCTATTTTTGCAAGTTCGCTATCTGTAAGAGACTGGTGCTCAAGTTCTCTGCTGGTGCTTTTCCTATAGAATTGCAGGACATCAGAAAGCGTTTTCAGTTGTCCCCGGTGCATGTACGGAGCCCGATCAGCAACGTTACGAAGAGTCGGTGTTTTGAATGCTCCGACATGCTTTGCCTTATTCTTATCGATGAAGCTCAGCTCAGCGCATTCCTCAGGCTTCGCATCGCTGTACTTTCCGAAACAGTTGAACTCATCGTTCAGGACCTTATCAATGCCTTCAGCCCTTCCCTTATCTGTCCGGTTTTTCAGCCCGATATTATGAAAACTACTATTCGTAAAAAGTGGGCCCATGTGGCAGTTTGTGCATTTTGCCTTGCCGATAAAGAGACTGAGACCTTCCACTGCCTCCTGACTAATAATTTGTGCTCCTTCCCGGTTCTCCCTTACTACTGCTTCAACATAACGATCAAAAGGTGCCGGCTGGGGCAGGATCTGCCTCTCATAGGCAGCAATTGCCTTCCCTATGTTGACATAGATTCTGTTAACCGATTCCCTGTCCCCAGGTTTCATAGCATTCCATAGCTTGAGTGCAACTGGATTTCCCGTTCCAGGACTTGCCTTCGGCGGACAACTCTGATGATCTATCTTCGGCAGCTTCCCGAAGATATCCTCGTATTCCTTCTTGTATTTGCTAATGATAAGGTGCGCGCACAGGGATCGGGTAAAGCCATGTTCCACGGAGCTTTCGATCGGTCCGATTGCCTGGGACCAAAGGCTATCCTTCCTGCCATCCCAGAAAAACCACGCATTATAGGCAGTCCCGATTATAGGCATGGTCCTCCGGGTTGTCGTCCCCATGCCTTTTGCTAATGGTAATTTATCA comes from the Nitrospirota bacterium genome and includes:
- a CDS encoding cytochrome-c peroxidase, which produces MHKWSEEEIRTLRSLSLSALPPLPKDPSNAYTEDSRAVAFGKKLFFDVSFSANGKVSCATCHIPAESFTDKLPLAKGMGTTTRRTMPIIGTAYNAWFFWDGRKDSLWSQAIGPIESSVEHGFTRSLCAHLIISKYKKEYEDIFGKLPKIDHQSCPPKASPGTGNPVALKLWNAMKPGDRESVNRIYVNIGKAIAAYERQILPQPAPFDRYVEAVVRENREGAQIISQEAVEGLSLFIGKAKCTNCHMGPLFTNSSFHNIGLKNRTDKGRAEGIDKVLNDEFNCFGKYSDAKPEECAELSFIDKNKAKHVGAFKTPTLRNVADRAPYMHRGQLKTLSDVLQFYRKSTSRELEHQSLTDSELAKIEAFLRTLSGPLSFPK